A region of the Lycium barbarum isolate Lr01 chromosome 1, ASM1917538v2, whole genome shotgun sequence genome:
AATTCCTGTTATCTTGTAcgacccttcccagttcggacccaatttcccgtcattgggattcttggtgttcaaagtaactttccgaagcaccaagtccccaacctgGAAATGCCAAAAgttggccctccggttgtagtacctctccattctctgtttctgagcTGTTATACGGACCAACGTATTTTCGCGCAGTTCGTCCACTAGGTtgagttttatggccatggcctcctcgtttgacccaCCGGTGGCGTATTTGAATCGGAGGCTCGGTTTTCCAACTTCTATGGGGATCAGAGCTTTGGCTCCGTAGACCAATGAGAACGGCGTTTCTCCCATGCTTGATTTTGACGTaattctgtaagcccataatacctccggtaGCACTTCCCTCCGTTGATGTTTCGATGTTTCAATTCTCtttcttagattttgaattattgttttgttcgtggattccgcctgtccgtttgcactcgggtgatacaaagttgatacaattttcttgatctttaacccttcgaggaaattattGACCTTACTGCCAACGAACTGAGGGCCGTTATCATAAGTTATTTCAACCGGGATGCCAAAACGACAGataatatggtcccatatgaagtcaataacctctttttctcttatcttttcgaaggcctgcgattcaacccatttggagaaatagtcagccataaacaaaatgaaacgggccttacctggtgcccatggaaAAGGACCAACGATGTCCATTCCCTACtacatgaaaggccaaggtgatatCACCGGGTGTAGCAACTCTCCGGGCTAATGGATCATCgggcatgcctttgacacccatcGCATTTACAGACAAAATTCTTCGCGTCCTTCTCCATCcgattccagtaataaccggctctgataatttttcgaaccaaggcttctgcaccggagtgattACCGCAGGTACCCTCGTGGAATTCTCTCATCATATAATCGGTTTccccgggacccaaacacttggagGGGTCTGAAGAAGGAACATCGATACAATTGACCGTGTACTAAACAGAACCGTGCTACTttggtccttagtgaccgtgattcttttgggtcactcgggaactttccatcttgcaagtattcgatgtacttgttgcgccaatcctaaGTTAGACCCATCATGTTTATCTCAGCATGCCCGTTTTATACTGCCGAATTCATCAACTGCACTATGGTACcagggttgatttcctccccttcgactgaagaaCCCAAATTGGTCAATGCGTCGGCTTCGTTATTCTGCTACCTAGgcacatgctgcatggtccactctttaaaccAGTGCAGTATCACCTCAGTTTTCTCCAAATATCTTTGCATACGTTCATCCTTAACCTCGAAAACACCATTCacttggttaacgaccaagagggAGTCACATTTGCTTCGACTACTTCGGCCCCCAGACTCCGAGCCAATTCAAAacttgcaatcatagcctcatactcagcttcgttgttagtcaatttaacagttctaattgATCGCCTAATGACATCACAGGCTGGGGTTTTAAGGACGATGCCCAACCCGGAACCTTTTAGGTTCGAGGCCCCATCCGTGTGTAGAGACCAGATACCCGAAGCCTTTCCCCGAGGTTAATAATAATTCTTTTTTGACCGCGGAAATCATGGCCGGggtgaaatctgccacaaaatcggctatgatttgagacttaatggCTGTCCTAGgcttatattcgatatcatatacgctaatctctacggcccatttggttagtctacccgataattccggtttatgcatgacattctttagtgggtaagtagttactacacatatcgaatggcattgaaagtaaggtttcagctttcttgaagcacttaccaatgccaaggcCAACTTTTCGAGGTGGGGATAATGAGTCTCCGCATAACCTACAttcctactcacataatatattagAAATTGCGTACCTGCTTCTTCCCAGACCAAAACACCGCTTACCGCTACCTCGTATACGACAAGGTATAGGAATAACTGCTCGTCTGtcttcggtgtgtgcagtagaGGCGGACTCGATAAGTATATTTTTAACTCCTGTAAAGCTTTTTGGCATTCCGGTATCCAagcgaagtcattcttcttccttaataaTGAGAAGAAATTGTGACTTTTATCCGAAAACCTCGAAATGAAACGGCTCAGTgttgctatccttccggtgaccCTCTGCActtctttgacgttattcaccaccttaATATCCTCGATGGATTTGATCTTGTCTGGGttaatttcaatcccccggttcgacaccatgaaacccaaaaattttccagatcggacaccgaaggcacatttctccgggttaagcttcatgttatattTTCGGAGTACAtaaaaggtttcctgcaaatgttttaaatgctCCTCTGTTTCCAAggacttgactaccatgtcatcaatataaacttccattgttttccctatttgttcgtcgaacattccattaactaggtgtTAGTAAGTCACTCGGGTATTTTTTAACtcgaaaggcatgacattgtaagaGTAAGTCCCGTACCgagtaataaaggatgttttctcttgatcctccgggtgcatccggatttggttgtacccggagtaagcatcgagaaaacttaacatctcatgcccggctaTTGCATCGATCATCCAATCGATGTGAGGCAtcgaaaatgaatccttcgggcatggttTGTTCAAATACttatagtcaacacacattctaaatttgttacctttctttggcaccaccactacgttagctagccaatccgggtatttttacctcccggatagagtctatttttaaaagctttgatACCTCATCTCTTACAAAGGCGTGTTTCGGTTCTGCCATGGGCCTCCTTTTCTATTTCATCGGGGGAAATCTCCCATCAAGGCTGAGCTTATGAGTCGTCACTTCCGGTGGTACACCTAtcatgtctatatgggaccatgcaaaacaatcggcattagcttgaagaaatttaattaacttgttcctgagctctgaggttaaccccgtgcctaggtatacctttctatccggtagatattcgaacaagatgacttgTTCCAGCTTCTCCACGGTAGATTTGGTTGCATCTGAGTCATCCGGTAATACGAACGATCTAGGTACGCCGAAATCATCCTCGTCTCCTACCGGGTCTGACCCTTTCTGCTCCGTTTTCGAACCCGTATCCTTTAGTTGCTATTTGGGGTCCTTGCCTCTAATTGATTCATCATCTAGTGGATCCGGCTTTTTTGGAAAAAGtggcgcttcctcgaccgcgaacatctcccttgcaacgggctgttcacctcggacggtttttatcccctccggtgtCGGGAACTTCAGCAACTGATGTAGTGTCGATGGCACtgctctcatgctatgaatccacggtctttcgagcaaagcattatacttcatatctccctcGATGACATAGAATACCATCTGTTGTatggtgccgtcaatgttgaccggTAAAGAAATCTATCCCTTCGgggtttcacttgccatattgaacccactgagtactcgggctaccggcacaatctggtcgagtagccttagctgttctactactctccaccggatgatgttagCCGAGCTACCTCGGTCAATCAAAATACATTTAACTTGTGATTTgaaaataagaatagaaattaccaatgcatcattgtgcggttgaatgatgccttctacaTCCTCGTTGTTgaaggagatggaaccctcgggtacgtaatcccggctgcgcttctcacgcacaactgaaacctttgttcgtttcataaccGGCCCCCGAGGAGCATCTGTTCccccaattatcatgttgatCACATGTTGATGTTCCACCAGTTCGACCCGTTTGTGAGATTTCCTTTCCTTATAGTGGCTTTTAGctcgttcactcaggaattctcgaaggtggtCATTCTTCAATAAGCGAGCCACCTCCTCCTTTAGTTGGCGACAGTCCTCAGTTTTGTGCCCATGGGTttcatgatattcacacaccacaCTCGGATCCCTTTGACTCGGGTCTGACCTCAATGGCCTTGGCCATCTTGCTTTCGTGATACGGTCGATAACCGAGACGAGATCtgaggtgttgatgttgaagttgtactccgatattcTTGGCGGGTCTTTGTTGCTAGCCGAACTCCCGGCATCGCTTCTAAATGATAAATCTCGACTGTTTGACCGGCACTtggcccgtttatcaccccgactaGAGAAGTGACTGGGGCCAACCCTTGATCTTTCCGATCTGAAGCTCggtttttccgaatgagagtatggccggtATCTTTCCCTTGATGATCGTGTCTTCAGCTCGTAAACTTTCCTCGACCTTTCagagcttttgctcatatttatgGGTCCTAGGGggagctcgagttggtcatcctctgcccgaatctttgattcgtacctgttatgaacatctgcccaggtcacagcctcgtattccaacaaGTTTTCCTTTAGCTAGAATGAGGCAGTCGAACTtcgaggattaagccctttggttAAAGCTTGTGCAGCCTTTTCTTCTGGAACCGGAGCGAGCTCCATCCGTTTCCTTTGGAAGCGGTTCACAAATTCTGGTAGCAACTCATCATCCTTTTGGGCTATATGGAAGATGTCCACTTTCCGGGCTTGCACCTTTTTAGCTCCGGCATGGGCCTTTATGAACGCATCcgcgagcatttcaaaagaagtgattgaatgctcgggcaggtgGTCGTGCCAGGTCAATGCTCCTTTCGATAGgatttccccaaactttttcaacaacacggactcaatttcatcgtcttcgacgtcattgccttttatggcacaggtgtacgaAGTCACGTGCTCCTGTGGGTCCATTGTGCCATCGTATTTCTGGATAtctggcattttgaacctcttcgggatcaacttcggAGCCGCACTTGGAGGAAAAGGTCTTTGAATGTACCACTTTGAATCCGACCCTtttagaataggcggagcccTCGGTATCTAATCCACCTGAGAGTTATGCATTTCCACCCTTTTCTCTGTTGAATCTACTTGCTttgccaaggtctcgagcatGTTCAAAACATCGGTGGATGAACCGGCTCCGGATCCGTTACTCTCGACTCTCCGTGTTTTATCCCTCCTTGGTTCGGTGACTCCTTTTGACCTTTCCGGAGCTGCCTTATCATTTTTGCTCTGCAGCTGAGCTACTGCATTTCCCTGTTCGGCTATGGCGGTcccctgttcctgcaacatttcaaaaattaaacgtaagttaatctcatccggaGTATCCGGTGCTTTCCGGCCTTGGGCCCGAgataaagtaattgaattgtgagtgttcaagggatcagtggccggtaaggtggcattctcctggttcacggtgttttgccggttaagGCCTTCCCTCGAGTCAACAGAGTTTGGGTCGATTGGATCTGCTGGTAGGCTTCGTAACTCACTGTTCTCGTTTTCAACCACAATCTCGTTGTTATTGACATGACCAAATTGCCCGCTgcttgccatttggtccgtttttttgCAGAAATGAGCAGAAGATTCCTTGATCAAATGGGTAAGAGGTGATAGAAGCAAAgattaaaaaaccactattatcctagccccacggtgggcgccaaagtgtttaccccgaatttaggtaacaattgaatttgtgagGTACAGGATATGTGGATAAATTTTAATCTACTTTTGGTTGATATAAAATATATATGGATTTGTATGATATAATGTGtatatatggatatatgtgttaaTGCCTTGAACAAGTATGTTGATATTATAAATTAagctaaatatatatgtatatatggcacTATATTGTATTGGATGGATGAATTAAACCAAAGAACACTGCAGATCCGGACCaaaattagagagagagagagcttcaatataatttctattacaatgttctagatctaaAAAAaaccaacccctaaaagtaggaaAATGTCATCTATTTATAGGTTTACCTCATGGGCCTCTAATACAATACAAAtccttttagaataaagaaaccctaaaaggataaggtacgaccgtacggtctgacactcgtACAGTCGTCAGTACAGAATGACAGAATAGTATTGACGCGTGGCAGCACCGCAACTGGTTAACAGGACCAACGGCCACGTTCAGCTCGGACATGGAGAAACCGAACTAACGGCCACGTTGAGTTTGGCTTGGAGAAACCGAACTAACGGATGTACTTCTCTCATCTCGGGTTAGCCGCATTCGGTGCAATCTCCCCGGTCTGAAGAAAAGACCGAacatactcgtgctcatttggTCCTACCCTCAgcccccggtctcaccggtcttgcattgacccggtttttaccgtataccgTTTCTTGACTAGCTAAATGACGGATCATGCTGAAATTTGAAATGAGTGTTCCTATCATCTTGGTCTTTGATTATCGAATTTGGAAGTCTTTAACATCATATTTTGAGCCACGAACAACTCTATTTTTGAGTGATTTCCTCGAATCTTCTCTTTtcttgttgttattgttgctCCCTAATTGACATTGGTATTTTATCCATTTTGGGGAACCTTTTTCACTCCATTGACTTAGTGGACCTTTTACTGATCAGAGGTCCCCTGGTTTTTTACTCTACACATTGAAGAGGTTTTTCATGTAAGAAGTTGGTGTCTCTTTCGTTTGATTTATTTTTGCCGTCCCTATATTTATTGTCGGTTGTTATAGCTGTTGTCTGTTCCTATTTGTGCTTATGTTTGATGTCTCCTTTTGGTTCAAAAAGATTGGGAAAGATTTAGACTGGGTCTTGCTCCCCTGCTAACCTTGTAGCGCAATTGTATTGCTTGTTTTTCCCCAACACTTCCCAAGTGGAAGAGAAGAGTCGCAGTAGAAGAAGTATCCTTTTGATTAATAGACAGTTAACTTTGTACAAATAAGGAAAATAATGTTAAGGGTCTCTTTTACTCAGCAAGCAATTGACATATGTACGCCTTTGTTCAGTGCTTACTAATTATGGGTTTGGGTTCGGTTTTGCATTGTTCTCCTCCGATGGTGTGAAATGGAAAGATAATAGCAAGAGAAAATTGCACAAGTTCAATGATCCTTTCCATGGTTGCTTGTGATGATAATTACGAGGCCATTGGCCAAGGCTTCTACTTTTGCTTTTCCTCTTGTAAAAAACTTTTTTTATGTTTCGAGGTTTTATTAACATGGAATTTCACAGTAAGTACATACCTAAGAATGCACTTCCAAGTACTGCAAACATTGGGCTTCAACTTTAGCTAGTGAGCATTTTCCAGTTGAAGATAGTTGCTGCTGTCTGTGTGATGATCAGGTGAATGAGACACTCTACCATTTGTTTGCTGATTGCAGGCGGATAACTGAGGTTAGAAATGGTTTGGTCAGTTGGAGTGGAATACAGATCCTCAAGGAAAAGGCAGTACAAGTGCTGCAGTGGTTTAAGAGAAGGAAGTTGTAGCAAGCCTATGGGGAGCTATGATATACTACACATGGCAGGCTAGGAATTCGAAGTTGTTCGGAAATACAACTGTAAATACTGATTTTGTAGTAGCTTAGATACACAAAGAAATAACAGAAAGGATAGAGTGGCTTAGGAACTCTACAAAGGCTAGGAGATGTCAATTCTGGATACACAAACTTTGTAATAGCTGAGAGTTGTAATTTCTATTTTTTGGAGGTCTAGCAACTGAGGCACCCTTCCTTGAAGGTGGCTGAGGTTCTGAATGCTCTTTGCTTTGTATTACTTTTGTTGGTTTATGGTAATAATTCACAGTTTATTGCCAAAAAAATAAAACTTTAGCTTGTGTATTAAAGGAAACTTATTGTTATGGTGATCTGAATCGTACTTTAGTCCTTCAATTATTCCTCTACATCTTACTATTTGCAAAGAGTATTTCTGGAGACATTGCTGAGCATTTCACATTATGGTTTGACTAAAAACAGCAAAATGGCATAATCATACAAACTATTGAACAGAAAAATGGCATAATCATACAACCTATTGAAACAGAAGAAAGGAGAATACATCAGCAGAAAACGTTGCAAACTCGTGTACTTATTTCAGAGCATGCTATCAGCTCGAGCTGGTAATCTCCGGAAGAAATTGCTTGGTGGTGAAGGCATTTTGCTCCTGAATCTTGGGTGCCTTAGGTAAACCAGAGCTGCCACTATAGCTATGATTTTGAAAGGTGTCACATACAGTATCACTGCTGCAATAAGACAGAAGATTATGAAGAGGCTGGTTGCCCTCGGATCTCTCCAACTAAGCAGAGCCTGGAATCTCTCTCCTTGAGTTGCCATGTCCCCGATAACCGTTTGGATTCTACCAGCCACACTGCGAAGTCTATCGTACCTCATTTTAACTGTATTCTCAGGCTTGGATGTGGGGAAAGTGTCAAACTCTTCGTCTAGTTCATCTTGGTTAACTGCTTCAGCCCAAGATAGTTTTGTGTCCATATGTGGAGGCTGCCTCGGTCTGGAACGGTAGTTCCATATTCCAATGAGAAACATATATAGGAACATGGTTGGTAGTATTAACTCTGGGTAGCAGATCAATATGCAAAAAAGAAGATGAACTAGAATAGCGGTAATCGGGTTCTTCCATTTGCAAACTTCTCCAAGCCATTTGCTCATGGAAATTACACCTGAGAAAAGAGAAACGATTCTGAAGAAGTTAGCTTTACTTCTTCTCATGCTCCACATGTGGGAGTCGACATCCAGCATGTACTCCACAACCTCTTTATGCAGTGGTGGCTCAGCTCGTCCAAGCCTCACAGCTACAATATTCATGGCCTGATATCTCAAACTGTCCACTTGGTTTACTGTGAAAGGGTGTAGATAATGCATCTTTGGGAGCAAGGGATGGCCGTATAGATATGTAATGTTTGCAAGAGACAAACAAGTAAATCTAAAAGCCAGTTGGAGGTCACCCATCTTCTTCACTCCAGATGGTTGTAGAACAAGAAGTGGGTAAGACATTGTATAAATTCGATCAGTTTCCAGTGTTGATAATCTGATCCTTACCTTACCAATCCTGGAGTCCTTTCCAGGAGCAGAGTTGTCATTCCCTCCTAGGTGGCCATTATCAAAGACACCCAATGTGATCACCGTACAGGGGTCATAGACCTCCCAAGTGTATTGTTCGTTCCATTTGGGACTCAAGCTATCAAGTATAGTTCTGGTTCTTACCCACTTCAATCCATATTTAGCTACACAATAAGCATCTGTGGTCTTTCTACCATCCTTAGTTTTCATACCCACAAGCCCCTGTGCACTCAAGATGCCTAATACCAGGATTCCCACTGGTTGCTTCCACAACTGCCTAGCTGTTGGCCTCTGGTCGCTGATATACATTGTTGATTCATCTAGTACATGGTATCCACCTTCAAGACATGCTCTGAGATGGATTCGTGTTGAAAACTTACGTTCATGTCTCCTAACTCCCTCTAAAACTCCAAACCCGAATCTTTCAAGATTAAACCAGCGAGAATGAACTGCCCGGTGATCCAATCGCTTCTCAAAGGTGTTAAGTGGCAAGACTAACCTCCCCGTGATCTCATCTTTGGAAGGTCCGGCCTTACATTCAATGGTAAGCACCAATTGCTCCTCAAAAGGCTCTGCTGCCACAAATAACAGGTCTTCATTCCAGAAAGGATTAGTTGTTCGTGTTTGGCATAATTTGGTCTTTAGTACCTGCTTCCCAACTTGAGCCTTCACAAATACCTGTGGGGGTTGGGTTTTGTCCAGGGATTCTACATCTTGCGCTTCAATGATGTTGACTCTCAGGTACCAGAGTTTAGGTGAAACATATACCTTTGATCTGACACTATGAACACCTTCTCCATGAACTAAAGCAGCATCTGCATGCCATGCTTCTGAGAAAGCTTCATCTGCTTGGGTTCCCATCCACACAGCAAGCATCACCTCTCCCCTGACTTTGCTTTCCCCACGCCGATCCGCTAATCTATACCACTGAGGTGCCAAAGGGCTGTCAGGTGGAACCCTTGTAGGCACTTCATTCATGTCAAACACTACTTTCCCTAGATAATCATCTTTCTGCACCATCTCTTTGTCTCTTACATAAACTTCGATAACTGAAGACTGAATCTTCTCTTTTGAAAAAGCAAAGACTTGCTTCCATTCAGGGTTTACCTTCTTATCAAAGTGCTTTGTTTTGCCTTTATAGTTTCCAAGTTTCACCTCCACATAAGGATCGCAACTCCCTGTTACCGGGTTTGGTGGCAAGTCTCTTGCTTTCACAACTCGAACATAAAGAAAATGCATCTGTTCAACAAGATCATAAGTGCTTGTGACTCGGTCACTGCTAATCCATCCACCTCCACCTCGAAATCCTCCATGTGGCCACCGTTCCCCGAGTTGGGGTTTCGTTTCTTTGGCTTTATAATCATCTTGGGGGTTGGGAGGCTGTTCATTGCCCATTGTTTCCTTTGGCTAGCTCTTCCGTGTTCCTTTCAGAACTACAGACTTCTGTGTTTGAGAAAAAGATAGCAGCTTCAGCAA
Encoded here:
- the LOC132635567 gene encoding FT-interacting protein 1; the encoded protein is MGNEQPPNPQDDYKAKETKPQLGERWPHGGFRGGGGWISSDRVTSTYDLVEQMHFLYVRVVKARDLPPNPVTGSCDPYVEVKLGNYKGKTKHFDKKVNPEWKQVFAFSKEKIQSSVIEVYVRDKEMVQKDDYLGKVVFDMNEVPTRVPPDSPLAPQWYRLADRRGESKVRGEVMLAVWMGTQADEAFSEAWHADAALVHGEGVHSVRSKVYVSPKLWYLRVNIIEAQDVESLDKTQPPQVFVKAQVGKQVLKTKLCQTRTTNPFWNEDLLFVAAEPFEEQLVLTIECKAGPSKDEITGRLVLPLNTFEKRLDHRAVHSRWFNLERFGFGVLEGVRRHERKFSTRIHLRACLEGGYHVLDESTMYISDQRPTARQLWKQPVGILVLGILSAQGLVGMKTKDGRKTTDAYCVAKYGLKWVRTRTILDSLSPKWNEQYTWEVYDPCTVITLGVFDNGHLGGNDNSAPGKDSRIGKVRIRLSTLETDRIYTMSYPLLVLQPSGVKKMGDLQLAFRFTCLSLANITYLYGHPLLPKMHYLHPFTVNQVDSLRYQAMNIVAVRLGRAEPPLHKEVVEYMLDVDSHMWSMRRSKANFFRIVSLFSGVISMSKWLGEVCKWKNPITAILVHLLFCILICYPELILPTMFLYMFLIGIWNYRSRPRQPPHMDTKLSWAEAVNQDELDEEFDTFPTSKPENTVKMRYDRLRSVAGRIQTVIGDMATQGERFQALLSWRDPRATSLFIIFCLIAAVILYVTPFKIIAIVAALVYLRHPRFRSKMPSPPSNFFRRLPARADSML